A stretch of the Nicotiana tabacum cultivar K326 chromosome 6, ASM71507v2, whole genome shotgun sequence genome encodes the following:
- the LOC142181842 gene encoding uncharacterized protein LOC142181842, with translation MDAIIWNVRSVNTMQAFERLITMHRKHHFEFIGILEPMQQSHKMERYRARIGLAQAVVNVSNKIWAFIDEISEVTILYNMTQQLTLRLMHSETHVELILTLVYAKCDRTERIELWDTLYAMASDMTVPWLVGGDFNVIWDEEEKYGGLPVSLIEVDDFRHYINTCNLTDLGFKGSIFT, from the coding sequence ATGGATGCCATTATATGGAATGTCAGGTCAGTAAACACAATGCAAGCATTTGAAAGGCTGATTACAATGCACAGAAAACATCATTTTGAGTTCATAGGAATCCTTGAGCCTATGCAACAGTCTCACAAAATGGAGAGGTATAGAGCAAGAATTGGTTTGGCACAAGCTGTGGTTAATGTGTCAAACAAGATTTGGGCTTTTATTGATGAAATTTCTGAGGttactattttatataacatgaCTCAACAGCTGACTTTGAGATTAATGCACTCTGAAACACATGTTGAGCTCATCCTTACACTAGTCTATGCCAAATGTGATCGCACTGAAAGAATAGAACTATGGGATACGTTGTATGCAATGGCATCAGATATGACAGTACCTTGGCTAGTTGGAGGAGACTTTAATGTGATATGGGATGAGGAAGAGAAATATGGGGGATTGCCAGTTTCCCTCATTGAAGTAGATGACTTCAGACACTACATCAATACCTGCAACTTGACAGACTTGGGTTTTAAAGGAAGCATATTTACATAG